From the genome of bacterium, one region includes:
- the casA gene encoding type I-E CRISPR-associated protein Cse1/CasA: protein MGSCFNLLCEPWIPVLLLSGEQVEMGLAEALARATDIREITDESPLVTVALHRLLLAVLHRAYGPADEAAWERLWRARRLDEAPLRAYLDRVADRFDLFDPRRPCAQVSGLPGRLASPVARLAPERSTGHQATVWDHHRDDVPAPVSPAQAARWLFSHHLFCVSGSCGDGHCLRGVVAGPLAHAAVFLACGENLLQTLLLNLVPYDPHEHQPVPATTDDMPAWERDAPPDAQEPPGGYLDLLTWQPRSICLRPRRDGRVAEAIVMPGRQFSVRRLACDPMLGYFADERPGGVWHALRLRRGENWWRYLVRATKPSTARWRRPLVLEVLARRIARGALPMGARTQVAVMGLAGEKARVDLWRRERCSLPAACLRDQDMLADLDLALRAAERTHAILGEHLWRLAQPEDLAVGRPSQWGGQADCGFWNGLHDAIDALPGRLSGSVDQRGEALRWWAACCCRQALQLWSVSAERSAHSRGAWRRRAQLQDRLARTLQHELLDPLGGGAL, encoded by the coding sequence ATGGGTAGTTGCTTCAACTTGCTTTGCGAGCCGTGGATTCCGGTGCTGCTGCTCTCCGGGGAGCAGGTGGAGATGGGGTTGGCGGAGGCCCTCGCGCGGGCGACTGATATCCGGGAGATCACCGACGAGTCGCCGCTGGTCACGGTGGCGCTACATCGCCTCCTGCTGGCGGTGCTGCATCGCGCCTACGGTCCGGCCGACGAGGCAGCGTGGGAGCGTCTGTGGCGTGCCCGGCGACTGGACGAGGCGCCCCTGCGGGCGTACCTCGACCGGGTGGCAGACCGTTTCGACCTGTTCGACCCCCGGCGTCCCTGCGCCCAGGTGTCTGGCCTGCCCGGGCGACTGGCCAGCCCGGTGGCCCGCCTGGCCCCGGAGCGGTCCACTGGCCACCAGGCAACCGTGTGGGATCACCACCGCGACGACGTCCCGGCGCCGGTGAGCCCGGCGCAGGCCGCGCGCTGGCTCTTTAGCCACCACCTGTTCTGCGTCAGCGGCTCCTGTGGCGACGGCCACTGTCTGCGGGGAGTAGTGGCTGGCCCCCTGGCGCACGCCGCTGTGTTCCTGGCCTGCGGAGAGAACCTCCTGCAGACGCTGCTGCTCAACCTGGTGCCATACGACCCGCACGAGCACCAACCGGTTCCGGCCACGACCGACGACATGCCGGCGTGGGAACGTGACGCCCCACCCGACGCCCAGGAGCCGCCGGGGGGCTATCTCGACCTCCTGACCTGGCAGCCCCGTTCCATCTGCCTCCGTCCCCGGCGTGACGGGCGCGTAGCCGAGGCCATCGTCATGCCCGGCCGCCAGTTCAGCGTCCGCCGCCTGGCGTGCGACCCGATGCTGGGCTACTTCGCCGATGAACGGCCAGGCGGAGTGTGGCACGCGCTGCGGTTGCGCCGCGGTGAGAACTGGTGGCGCTACCTCGTCCGGGCCACGAAGCCCTCGACGGCCCGCTGGCGTAGGCCCCTTGTCCTGGAGGTACTGGCCCGGCGGATAGCCCGCGGGGCCCTGCCCATGGGAGCGCGCACGCAGGTGGCCGTAATGGGCCTGGCCGGCGAGAAGGCCCGGGTGGATCTGTGGCGGCGCGAACGCTGCAGTCTGCCGGCCGCCTGTCTGCGCGATCAGGACATGCTGGCCGACCTGGACCTCGCGTTACGCGCGGCCGAGCGCACGCACGCCATTCTGGGCGAGCACCTGTGGCGACTGGCCCAGCCGGAGGACCTGGCCGTGGGGCGACCGTCCCAGTGGGGAGGACAGGCCGACTGCGGCTTCTGGAACGGCCTGCACGACGCCATAGACGCCCTTCCCGGACGCCTCTCCGGATCCGTGGACCAGCGAGGGGAGGCGCTGCGCTGGTGGGCGGCGTGCTGCTGCCGACAGGCTCTCCAACTGTGGTCGGTCAGCGCGGAGCGCTCAGCTCATAGCCGGGGCGCATGGCGGCGCCGGGCCCAGTTGCAGGACCGCCTGGCGCGCACGCTGCAGCACGAGCTTCTCGACCCCCTTGGGGGCGGGGCGCTTTGA
- the cas3 gene encoding CRISPR-associated helicase Cas3' gives MALTRPDKSVAASPGSPNHTADGSRGQSGRVLDLWGKLRPHAPTGYHPLAYHLIDAAVTAEALWKHVLPPATRDLYCSLAQAEPDAVRRWLAFLAGLHDLGKATPGFQGQEAAQRQRLRERGWVLPRGAARAHDALGLMILHGMLRAQVPDQLEGTVALDLATVIAAHHGVPGPPRTAMAAERHLGNAAWEAARLELFGALLGLSGVSGQPMPDGLAHPSRALLSLLGGLVRVADWLASQTSEHAPQPPRTDETTYTELARQRAVEAARSADWGKVPPPVADFEELFGFPPNALQRRVASLAGPVKAPSLVLIEAPTGSGKTEAALHLAHQWLRHGHQAGVYLALPTQATSAAMHERLCAYPGLPDSPLCHAGTLGSPAARLLERTGVGTVDQALLAVLSDQQAWVRLLGLANKIVILDEVHAYDAYTSGLLGRLLQWLAALNCSVIMLSATLPEAQRAELLQAYGGMAAPTQIAYPRVTLATGTYEEVAPLPSTSQRRVHLRHLAGQDNLPCELLSQLDGGGCAAVVCNTVGGAQAMYCRLRCAMHGTDVALSLVHGRYPQTLREERERHLLRCFGKGAERPGKAIVVATQVVEQSLDLDFDLLVTELAPVDALLQRLGRLQRHERPRPPALQGPQAWFLAPPLDGDGLPDFGASAAVYDEYVLLRTWQLLQGRSGLMLPADTQPLVEACYAPPDEAELAGPLAARLDAAAHRLQARLQAQVYASLWRADGSPAAGGLAVGTAGALATRWDDLPALQVVCLQQCDGECRIAGTSLCVPLEGPNGEAPAEGAVASLLRHAITIRGHEALHGALLRARPESWRHLPALQRLTPLLLDSDLTARLGDMRVRLDAELGLVTA, from the coding sequence GGGGGAAGCTGCGGCCGCATGCTCCCACCGGGTACCATCCCCTGGCCTACCACCTCATAGACGCGGCGGTCACCGCAGAAGCGTTGTGGAAACACGTTCTCCCCCCCGCCACCCGCGACCTCTACTGCTCGCTGGCGCAGGCTGAACCCGACGCGGTGCGCCGCTGGCTCGCCTTTCTGGCCGGTCTGCACGATCTGGGGAAAGCCACGCCCGGGTTCCAGGGACAGGAGGCGGCGCAGCGGCAGCGCCTGCGCGAACGGGGTTGGGTGCTCCCGCGCGGGGCGGCCCGTGCGCATGACGCCCTGGGCCTGATGATCCTGCACGGGATGCTGCGCGCCCAGGTCCCTGACCAGCTCGAAGGTACCGTGGCACTGGACCTGGCCACGGTCATCGCCGCCCATCACGGGGTGCCCGGGCCGCCACGCACCGCAATGGCCGCCGAGCGGCACCTGGGCAACGCAGCGTGGGAGGCGGCTCGCCTCGAGCTGTTCGGGGCTCTGCTCGGGCTGTCCGGGGTGTCCGGCCAGCCCATGCCCGACGGGCTGGCGCACCCGTCGCGCGCCCTACTTTCGCTACTGGGGGGATTGGTTCGAGTGGCCGATTGGTTGGCTTCGCAGACGTCTGAGCACGCGCCTCAGCCCCCGCGCACAGATGAGACCACGTACACGGAGTTGGCGCGGCAACGGGCTGTAGAGGCGGCCCGGAGCGCGGACTGGGGGAAGGTGCCGCCTCCTGTCGCTGACTTCGAGGAACTCTTCGGATTCCCCCCCAACGCGCTGCAGCGTCGCGTGGCGTCCCTGGCTGGTCCGGTGAAGGCACCGTCGCTGGTGCTGATCGAGGCCCCGACGGGGAGCGGCAAGACCGAAGCGGCGCTGCACCTGGCCCACCAGTGGCTCCGCCATGGGCACCAGGCCGGCGTCTACCTGGCGTTGCCCACTCAGGCCACCTCGGCCGCGATGCACGAGCGGCTGTGCGCCTATCCTGGGCTGCCCGACAGCCCGCTCTGTCACGCCGGCACGCTCGGCAGCCCCGCTGCCCGCCTGCTCGAGCGCACGGGCGTGGGCACCGTGGACCAGGCGCTGCTGGCGGTGCTGTCCGACCAGCAGGCGTGGGTGCGGTTGCTGGGGCTGGCGAACAAGATCGTCATCCTCGACGAAGTCCACGCCTACGATGCCTACACCTCGGGGTTGCTGGGGCGACTGCTGCAATGGCTGGCAGCGCTGAACTGCTCGGTCATCATGCTCTCGGCGACTCTGCCCGAGGCGCAACGGGCCGAGCTGCTGCAGGCGTACGGCGGGATGGCAGCGCCCACGCAGATCGCCTATCCCCGCGTCACCCTGGCGACCGGCACCTACGAGGAAGTCGCGCCCCTGCCTTCGACCAGCCAGCGGCGGGTGCACCTCCGGCATCTGGCGGGCCAGGACAACCTGCCCTGCGAACTGCTGTCGCAGCTCGACGGCGGCGGGTGCGCCGCGGTGGTCTGCAACACGGTTGGCGGCGCCCAGGCGATGTACTGCCGCCTGCGGTGCGCGATGCACGGGACCGACGTGGCTCTGAGCCTGGTGCATGGCCGCTATCCGCAGACGCTGCGCGAGGAGCGTGAACGCCACCTTCTCCGGTGCTTCGGCAAGGGGGCCGAGCGGCCTGGGAAGGCCATCGTCGTGGCCACGCAGGTGGTAGAGCAGAGCCTGGACCTTGACTTTGACCTGCTCGTGACGGAACTGGCCCCGGTAGATGCGCTGCTCCAGCGCCTGGGGCGGCTACAACGGCATGAGCGCCCGCGTCCCCCTGCTTTGCAGGGGCCGCAGGCCTGGTTCCTGGCACCGCCGCTGGACGGCGACGGTCTGCCGGACTTCGGCGCCAGTGCGGCCGTGTACGATGAGTACGTCCTGCTCCGCACGTGGCAGTTGCTCCAGGGCCGTAGCGGACTGATGCTGCCGGCAGATACCCAACCGCTGGTGGAAGCCTGCTACGCGCCGCCGGATGAAGCCGAGTTGGCGGGGCCCCTGGCTGCCCGGCTGGACGCGGCTGCTCACAGACTCCAGGCGCGCCTGCAGGCGCAGGTGTACGCCTCGCTCTGGCGTGCCGATGGCTCCCCTGCGGCCGGTGGCCTGGCCGTGGGGACAGCGGGCGCTCTTGCCACGCGCTGGGATGATCTGCCCGCCTTGCAGGTGGTGTGCTTGCAGCAGTGCGACGGTGAGTGCCGCATCGCCGGGACGTCGCTGTGCGTGCCCCTGGAGGGCCCCAACGGTGAGGCGCCGGCAGAGGGGGCCGTGGCCTCGCTGCTGCGCCACGCCATCACCATCCGCGGCCACGAGGCGCTGCACGGCGCTCTCCTGCGCGCCCGACCTGAGAGCTGGCGGCACCTGCCGGCCCTGCAGCGCCTGACGCCGCTGCTTCTCGATAGCGACCTGACGGCCCGCCTGGGGGATATGCGGGTCCGACTGGATGCGGAGCTGGGACTTGTGACCGCGTAG
- the casB gene encoding type I-E CRISPR-associated protein Cse2/CasB, with translation MRPSARDLRFIAYLQRLASSGPRGALADLAAELGKRPGTNPRSVRWLARWTANVSQAELARHHLVAALFAAHPAGAPEGNLGLTMAQIALRRRLTPSLERRFVALLEADAEDVGEHLRHLVYLARAADVPLNWAQLLADLRCWDDPLRRVQARWARSFWAAEGCQPEAHDAVPQQGRAQAAAADGSNGGEMRDVDGTALAAELCTLVSEP, from the coding sequence TTGAGGCCGTCTGCGCGCGACCTCCGGTTCATTGCTTACCTCCAGCGCCTCGCCAGCAGCGGCCCGCGCGGGGCGTTGGCCGACTTGGCGGCTGAGCTGGGCAAGCGGCCGGGGACCAACCCGCGAAGTGTGCGCTGGCTGGCCCGCTGGACGGCTAATGTGAGCCAGGCCGAGCTGGCCCGGCACCATCTGGTAGCTGCGCTGTTTGCGGCCCACCCGGCCGGCGCACCAGAGGGCAACCTGGGACTCACCATGGCTCAGATTGCCCTGCGTCGCCGTCTGACCCCGAGTCTCGAACGACGCTTCGTGGCTCTGCTCGAAGCGGACGCCGAGGACGTGGGAGAGCACCTGCGCCACCTCGTCTATCTGGCGCGAGCCGCCGATGTGCCGCTGAACTGGGCGCAACTGCTGGCTGACCTCCGATGTTGGGATGATCCGCTGCGGCGGGTGCAGGCCAGGTGGGCGCGGAGCTTCTGGGCCGCCGAAGGCTGTCAACCTGAAGCGCACGACGCGGTGCCCCAACAGGGCCGTGCGCAGGCTGCAGCGGCCGACGGCAGCAACGGCGGGGAGATGCGCGATGTTGATGGAACTGCACTTGCTGCAGAGCTTTGCACCCTCGTGTCTGAACCGTGA